The proteins below come from a single Cannabis sativa cultivar Pink pepper isolate KNU-18-1 chromosome 3, ASM2916894v1, whole genome shotgun sequence genomic window:
- the LOC115709199 gene encoding F-box/FBD/LRR-repeat protein At5g53840, producing MAEKRVKLTQEEDRISKLPDAIITHILSFLPTSKDLVPTMLLSKRWKLIWYSVPTLSFSDLTLSDTKKFCNFVDNFLKHHKRGMSLMSYSLITSFKLKMYWYDTSQDDHIDKWLAFAVENKFKEISINFTNGWYCLPQTVNAVYLTMLKLSKVRLDCHYSFSFPSLKSLSLESVHLPDSDVVDKLLLGSPSLENLQLHCCALSTDDLELNIRSLSLKFLEIHQPKIMVGQIEAVNLESLVLEDVYFDKVNFSVCKAITNLTLNFDWRMSESSLVEYVISNLPLLENLALEYSHKVGLEHIKISNQHLKSFKLIWLNQDEIIVVIESAPKLESFWYNGYTNISISMVESSNLLNGTFIILDEPENYDKNWFLSLMNFFSNLNCPWKTISLHVDSPEVLIFPEYMKRNCQEDCLLKCVDLKRTLKNCPLSHLFISLKSMMGSFTFSSLCNLICKTYYGSKDSAQNSSCNLSHNNLVACAKEKEEQWTKPSYAMIKVNVDGALFNQSKSFEYGFVARDHEGTFEAFHASKPGIVNPKIAEAVRMKEALSWMKSHEWSNVMVETD from the exons ATGGCTGAAAAAAGAGTTAAATTGACTCAAGAGGAGGACAGGATTTCGAAACTACCTGATGCAATCATTACACAcatcctctcttttcttcccaCTAGTAAGGATTTGGTTCCAACAATGCTCCTTTCAAAGCGTTGGAAACTCATCTGGTATTCAGtccccactctctctttctctgatcTTACATTATCAGACACTAAAAAGTTCTGCAATTTTGTAGACAATTTTTTGAAACATCACAAAAGAGGAATGTCTTTAATGAGCTATTCACTCATCACTAGTTTTAAGCTTAAGATGTATTGGTATGATACTAGTCAAGATGATCACATAGATAAATGGTTAGCTTTCGCAGTTGAGAATAAATTTAAGGAGATAAGTATAAATTTCACTAATGGTTGGTACTGCTTACCTCAAACAGTCAATGCAGTATATTTGACTATGTTGAAGTTGAGTAAGGTGAGGTTGGATTGTCATTACTCATTTAGTTTTCCATCTTTGAAATCATTGTCATTGGAAAGTGTTCATCTTCCTGATAGTGATGTGGTAGATAAACTGTTGTTGGGCTCTCCTTCCCTTGAGAATTTGCAGTTACATTGTTGTGCTTTAAGTACTGATGATCTCGAGCTTAACATACGTAGTTTAAGCCTCAAGTTCTTGGAAATTCACCAACCTAAGATTATGGTGGGGCAAATTGAAGCAGTAAATCTTGAATCTTTGGTACTAGAAGATGTTTACTTTGACAAAGTAAATTTCTCAGTATGCAAGGCAATCACAAATCTCACTTTGAATTTTGATTGGCGAATGAGCGAGTCGTCATTAGTAGAATATGTTATTTCAAACCTTCCTCTCCTTGAGAATTTAGCTTTGGAATATAGTCATAAGGTGGGGTTGGAGCACATCAAAATCTCGAATCAGCACTTAAAAAGTTTCAAGTTAATTTGGTTGAATCAAGATGAAATTATTGTTGTAATTGAGTCAGCTCCAAAATTAGAATCATTTTGGTACAATGGCTATACCAATATTAGTATATCAATGGTGGAGTCATCCAATTTGTTGAATGGAACATTCATAATTCTTGACGAGCCAGAGAACTATGACAAAAATTGGTTTCTTAGTTtgatgaattttttttcaaatctcaaTTGTCCATGGAAAACGATAAGCCTGCATGTTGACTCACCTGAG GTTCTTATCTTTCCAGAATACATGAAGAGA AACTGTCAAGAAGATTGTTTGCTGAAATGTGTTGACTTGAAGAGAACTTTAAAGAACTGCCCATTATCACATCTTTTTATTAGTTTAAAGTCTATGATGGGTTCCTTCACTTTCAGTAGTCTAT GCAATCTCATTTGCAAAACTTACTATGGATCAAAGGATTCTGCTCAAAATTCTTCTTGTAATCTTTCTCATAACAATCTTGTTGCTTGTGCGAAAGAGAAAGAGGAGCAGTGGACTAAACCAAGCTATGCTATGATCAAAGTTAACGTAGATGGAGCTCTCTTCAATCAATCAAAAAGCTTCGAGTATGGCTTTGTTGCTAGAGATCATGAGGGTACTTTCGAAGCTTTTCATGCTTCCAAACCAGGTATTGTTAACCCAAAGATTGCAGAGGCAGTACGAATGAAGGAAGCTCTGAGCTGGATGAAATCCCATGAATGGTCCAATGTTATGGTAGAAACTGATTGA
- the LOC133035341 gene encoding FBD-associated F-box protein At5g56370-like, with protein sequence MGKRTRSMMMVVEEEEDRISKLPNFVIIHILSFLPTKDVVRTCLLSKRWKLMWYFVPKLSFSNTENHFQEEFFHFVDKCLEHRNIVRHFVPESMVTSFELKMYFYDRSLVDRLDKWLAFAVDNKLQKINLCLGIESKDNQFYYYRLPKTLVLNAKHLTSLELSYLELDSRYSFSFPSLKSLSLLYVQLADSDVVEKLLLGSPSLESLQLCRLRPYPDHLHIHNSSIKFLQITLPCDTALQIEVINLESLELYGVPFEKTNFSVCKAIRNLVLFCDFGSEESPSLEYLISNLHQLENLTLASSNVLPLRHLKISNHHLKSLRLRFTSFIKDVRRLRRVIIEAPKLASFRYKGNIYSSISIQSSNLLDGNFIIVDPFKKYDSDWFIDMMNFLVNLNCSWNMLSMHIDSEKALIFPEKMKNICRSPLVNLEHLRVFTNRKLEKKSHLKESMLWACPSLMVISIKQGQGPSLRFLPERPSTCCFSTL encoded by the exons ATGGGTAAGAGAACGAGATCAATGATGATGGTGGTTGAAGAGGAGGAGGATAGAATTTCGAAACTACCCAATTTTGTCATAATACACATACTGTCATTTCTTCCGACTAAGGATGTGGTTCGGACTTGCCTCCTTTCAAAACGTTGGAAACTCATGTGGTATTTCGTCCCTAAACTCTCTTTCTCCAATACTGAAAATCATTTCCAGGAAGAGTTCTTCCATTTTGTGGACAAGTGTTTGGAACACCGTAACATAGTTAGGCACTTTGTCCCTGAATCGATGGTAACTAGTTTTGAGCTTAAAATGTATTTCTATGATAGAAGTTTAGTTGACCGCTTAGACAAATGGTTAGCTTTTGCAGTTGACaataagcttcagaaaataAACCTTTGTTTGGGCATAGAGAGTAAAGATAATCAATTTTACTACTACCGCTTGCCTAAAACTCTAGTACTCAATGCAAAACACTTGACTAGTTTAGAGTTGAGTTATTTGGAGTTGGATTCTCGTTACTCCTTTAGTTTTCCATCCTTGAAATCGTTGTCGTTGCTTTATGTTCAGCTTGCTGATAGTGATGTGGTAGAAAAGTTGTTGTTGGGTTCCCCTTCCCTTGAGAGTTTGCAGCTATGTCGTTTACGTCCTTATCCGGATCATCTCCACATACACAATTCAAGCATCAAGTTCTTGCAAATTACATTGCCTTGTGATACAGCATTACAAATTGAAGTGATAAATCTTGAATCTTTAGAACTATATGGTGTTCCCTTTGAAAAAACAAATTTCTCTGTATGCAAGGCAATTAGAAATCTCGTATTGTTTTGTGATTTTGGTTCAGAAGAGTCGCCATCGTTAGAATATCTAATTTCAAACCTTCATCAACTTGAGAATTTGACCTTGGCCAGTTCAAATGTGTTGCCATTGAGGCACCTTAAAATTTCCAATCATCACTTGAAAAGTTTAAGGTTGAGGTTTACTAGTTTTATAAAGGATGTAAGAAGACTTAGAAGAGTAATAATTGAAGCTCCAAAATTAGCATCCTTTCGTTATAAAGGAAATATCTATAGTAGTATATCAATACAGTCATCCAATTTGTTGGACGGAAATTTCATTATTGTTGATCCGTTTAAGAAATATGACTCAGATTGGTTTATCGATATGATGAATTTTCTTGTAAATCTCAATTGCTCCTGGAATATGTTGAGCATGCATATTGACTCAGAAAAG GCCCTCATATTCCCAGAGAAAATGAAGAATATATGTCGTTCTCCTTTAGTTAATTTGGAGCATCTTAGGGTTTTCACTAATCGTAAACTAGAAAAGAAATCACACTTGAAAGAGTCTATGTTGTGGGCTTGTCCTTCTTTAATGGTTATATCTATAAAGCAAGGGCAAGGGCCATCTTTACGTTTTCTACCGGAAAGGCCATCTACTTGTTGCTTTTCAACACTTTAA
- the LOC115709172 gene encoding G-type lectin S-receptor-like serine/threonine-protein kinase At4g27290, translated as MTNLAFLHIILLLFFCKYSIAQLKTITQNQSLNDDGKSLVSKEERFELGFFSPGKSSNRYLGIWYKNIPRSVTTVWVANRCNPINTSSGKLSVNNHGGIELSDGKGSVFWSFNLTKEAKKPKLELLDSGNLVVTDEEDSNPENYLWQSFDYPTDTLLPGMKLGWDMKTGRKWELSAWKNPDDPCSGELSLDIGRDEKNSNNDDYPELVFHKKKAVFFRSGPWNGLYFSGIPYFQSNSLFNFSVTDKDLEVYFSYNLKNSSTISSIVLNAAKSTLAHLTWVESEQLWDSNFSIPSDACDIYNVCGANANCIINSVPICGCLRGFKPKNVKEWDIMDWSNGCVRSISTECDTKMVNGFMKLSGLKLPDTRNAWVDKDTSLRECQGRCFSNCSCTAYSNLDIREQGSGCVNWFGDIIGIRQNIGGVVSGLDLYVRTADSELAIDQSGVVKRGGKGGKKRALIVAVVIGGSCFGIIFFVLGCCICWRRHLLKDKNETVKNNGSHEELDLPLFTFSQITTATDNFSERNKLGQGGFGSVYKGELEDGHQIAVKRLSIRSKQGVNEFKNEVNLIAKLQHRNLVKLIGCCIEREEKLLVYEYMSNKSLDRLIFDQTQGKLLEWPKRYQIICGIARGLLYLHHDSRLRIVHRDLKASNVLLDDGMVPKISDFGMARTFGGDQIEGNTNRVVGTFGYMAPEYAFSGQFSTKSDVFSFGVIVLEIVSGKKSNSFKHQKNNHTLIGHAWSLLKEGRAFDLIDVLLRDSCENLEEVVRCIHVGLLCVQQNLMDRPSMSSVVFMLENENVILPQPNRPGYFMDTNLQARDELSLTNTTDSAYSQNTMTITTIIGR; from the exons ATGACCAACCTTGCTTTTCTCCATatcattcttcttcttttcttctgtaAATATTCAATAGCTCAACTTAAGACGATTACTCAAAACCAATCTCTCAACGACGATGGAAAATCTCTGGTTTCTAAAGAAGAAAGGTTTGAGCTTGGCTTCTTCAGTCCAGGAAAATCCAGTAATCGTTATCTAGGAATTTGGTACAAAAACATCCCAAGATCTGTCACTACGGTTTGGGTTGCAAATAGATGCAACCCCATCAACACTTCATCTGGGAAGCTTTCTGTTAACAACCATGGCGGTATTGAGCTTTCAGATGGAAAAGGAAGTGTCTTTTGGTCTTTCAACTTAACTAAAGAGGCCAAGAAACCCAAATTAGAGCTCCTAGATTCTGGGAATCTTGTTGTGACAGATGAGGAAGACTCCAACCCAGAAAATTACTTGTGGCAAAGCTTTGACTATCCTACAGATACTTTGTTACCGGGCATGAAATTGGGATGGGACATGAAAACGGGTAGAAAGTGGGAACTAAGTGCATGGAAAAACCCAGATGATCCCTGTTCTGGAGAATTATCTTTGGATATTGGTAGGGAtgaaaaaaatagtaacaaTGATGACTACCCAGAATTAGTTTTTCATAAGAAAAAAGCTGTCTTTTTTCGATCTGGGCCATGGAATGGTTTATATTTCAGTGGTATTCCTTATTTTCAGTCTAATTCACTTTTTAATTTCTCTGTCACAGACAAAGATTTGGAAGTTTATTTCAGTTACAACTTAAAGAATAGTTCAACAATATCAAGCATAGTTTTGAATGCAGCAAAAAGCACCTTGGCCCATTTAACATGGGTTGAAAGTGAGCAATTATGGGACTCAAATTTCTCAATTCCTTCTGATGCTTGTGACATTTACAATGTGTGTGGAGCTAATGCTAATTGCATCATAAATAGTGTTCCAATATGTGGATGCCTAAGGGGTTTCAAACCCAAGAATGTGAAAGAATGGGATATAATGGATTGGTCTAATGGATGTGTAAGATCGATATCAACAGAGTGTGACACCAAGATGGTAAATGGGTTTATGAAATTATCTGGTTTGAAATTGCCAGATACTAGAAATGCATGGGTGGATAAAGATACAAGTTTGAGGGAATGTCAAGGGAGATGTTTCAGCAATTGTTCTTGTACGGCTTATTCGAATTTGGATATTAGAGAACAAGGCAGTGGGTGTGTTAATTGGTTTGGTGATATAATTGGTATTAGACAAAATATAGGAGGTGTGGTTAGTGGACTTGATCTTTATGTTCGTACTGCGGATTCAGAACTAGCAATTGATCAATCAGGAGTAGTAAAAAGAGGAGGTAAAGGTGGTAAGAAAAGGGCCTTGATTGTTGCAGTGGTTATTGGAGGTAGTTGTTTCGGAATAATATTCTTTGTTCTTGGTTGTTGCATTTGCTGGAGGAGACACTTATTAAAAG ACAAAAATGAGACAGTTAAGAATAATGGAAGCCATGAGGAACTGGATCTTCCTTTGTTCACCTTTTCACAAATAACTACTGCTACTGATAATTTTTCAGAGAGAAATAAGCTGGGGCAAGGTGGTTTTGGATCTGTATACAAA GGTGAGCTAGAAGATGGGCACCAAATTGCTGTGAAAAGGCTTTCCATACGCTCTAAACAAGGGGTTAATGAGTTCAAGAATGAAGTAAACCTTATTGCTAAGCTTCAACATCGAAATCTTGTAAAGCTTATAGGTTGCTGCATTGAAAGAGAAGAGAAATTGTTAGTCTACGAGTACATGTCGAACAAAAGCCTTGATCGTTTAATTTTTG ATCAAACACAAGGTAAACTATTAGAATGGCCAAAGCGATACCAAATTATATGTGGAATTGCTAGAGGACTTCTTTATCTCCATCATGATTCGAGACTGAGAATTGTTCATAGAGATCTCAAAGCAAGTAATGTGTTACTTGATGATGGAATGGTTCCTAAAATCTCGGACTTTGGTATGGCTAGAACTTTTGGAGGAGATCAAATTGAGGGAAACACAAACAGAGTAGTAGGAACTTT TGGTTATATGGCGCCAGAATATGCTTTTAGCGGCCAATTCTCAACAAAGTCTGATGTTTTTAGTTTCGGTGTAATAGTGTTGGAGATTGTAAGTGGCAAGAAAAGTAATTCCTTTAAGCACCAGAAGAACAACCATACCCTCATTGGACAT GCATGGAGTTTGCTAAAAGAAGGAAGGGCCTTTGATTTGATCGACGTGTTGTTAAGGGACTCATGTGAGAATCTTGAGGAAGTGGTGCGATGCATCCATGTTGGTCTCTTATGTGTTCAACAAAATCTTATGGATAGACCTAGCATGTCATCTGTGGTTTTTATGTTGGAAAATGAGAATGTAATATTGCCTCAACCCAATCGACCAGGCTACTTCATGGACACAAATTTGCAAGCAAGAGATGAGCTTTCCCTTACTAATACTACTGACTCAGCATATTCACAAAATACCATGACTATAACAACAATCATTGGTCGATAG
- the LOC115709202 gene encoding F-box/FBD/LRR-repeat protein At5g53840 codes for MMVEEDEEDRISKLPDAIIVHILSFLPTKDVVRTCLISNRWKLIWYLVPKLSFSNTESHFREEFFNFVEKCLEHRERGKHIIPESTVTSFELQMEFYETSLVGCLDKWLTFAVDNKVQEIKLCLAVERCKNYLIHVKYYSLPKTLVLKATYLTILELNKVELDSRYSFSFPSLKSLSLRLVQFADNDVLDKLLLGSPSLENLKLCHLLPPYPHQLHIHSSTLKFLQIKGYMDIPLQIEVINLETLELHGVSFEETNLLVCKAIRNLFLNCVWHTKEMALSSLEYLISNLHQLENLTLCSSKHVKISNPHLKSLKLRVNSISKDETRVIIEAPKLVSFCYEGNINHSISIESSNLLNGKFIFVDYYKNYDANWFIDMMSFMANLDCSWNIVSLHIDSEKALIFPEKMKKICRSPLVNWEHLRVFTTCKLERESDLRDALLWISPSLKRLSIMEKA; via the exons ATGATGGTTGAGGAGGATGAGGAGGACAGAATTTCAAAGCTACCTGATGCAATCATAGTACACATACTCTCGTTTCTTCCTACTAAGGATGTGGTTCGGACTTGCCTCATTTCAAATCGTTGGAAACTCATCTGGTATTTAGTCCCTAAACTCTCTTTCTCAAATACTGAATCTCATTTCCGGGAAGAGTTCTTCAATTTTGTGGAAAAATGTTTGGAACACCGCGAGAGAGGTAAGCACATCATCCCTGAATCAACGGTAACTAGTTTTGAGCTTCAAATGGAATTCTATGAAACTAGTTTAGTTGGCTGCTTAGATAAATGGTTAACTTTTGCGGTTGATAATAAGGTGCAGGAAATAAAGCTTTGTTTGGCTGTAGAGAGATGTAAGAATTACCTAATTCATGTTAAGTACTACTCTTTACCTAAAACATTAGTACTTAAAGCAACATATTTGACTATTTTGGAGTTGAATAAGGTGGAGTTGGATTCGCGTTATTCGTTTAGTTTTCCATCCTTGAAATCGTTGTCATTGCGCCTTGTTCAGTTTGCTGATAATGATGTGTTGGATAAGTTGTTGTTGGGTTCTCCTTCCCTTGAGAATTTGAAGTTATGTCATCTTCTACCTCCTTATCCGCATCAGCTACACATACACAGTTCAACCCTCAAGTTCTTGCAAATTAAAGGTTATATGGATATACCATTGCAAATTGAAGTGATAAATCTTGAAACTTTGGAACTGCATGGTGTTTCCTTTGAGGAAACAAATCTCTTGGTATGCAAGGCAATTAGAAATCTctttttgaattgtgtttggCATACGAAAGAGATGGCTTTGTCATCTTTAGAATATCTTATTTCAAACCTTCATCAACTCGAGAATTTGACCTTGTGCAGTTCAAAGCATGTTAAAATCTCCAATCCTCACTTGAAAAGTTTAAAGTTGAGGGTTAATAGCATTTCTAAAGATGAAACTAGAGTGATAATTGAAGCTCCCAAATTAGTATCATTTTGTTATGAAGGGAATATCAACCATAGTATATCAATAGAGTCATCCAATTTGTTGAATGGAAAATTCATTTTTGTTGATTATTATAAGAATTATGACGCAAATTGGTTTATCGATATGATGAGCTTTATGGCGAATCTCGATTGCTCCTGGAATATAGTGAGCCTGCATATTGATTCGGAAAAG GCTCTCATATTCCcagaaaaaatgaagaagataTGTCGTTCTCCTTTAGTTAATTGGGAGCATCTTAGAGTTTTCACTACGTGTAAACTAGAGAGGGAATCAGACTTGAGAGATGCTCTTCTGTGGATTTCTCCTTCTTTAAAGAGACTATCTATAATGGAAAAGGCATAA
- the LOC115709197 gene encoding FBD-associated F-box protein At5g27750 produces MDDQRRVETRSMMMVEEEEEDRISKLPDAIIVHILSFLPTKDVVRTCLLSNRWKLIWYLVPKLSFSNTESHFQEEFFNFVDKCLEHCKTSRHFILESMLSTFELRMKFYERHLVSRLDKWLGFAVDHKVQKINLSLAIDVSENYPIFYSLPKTLVINSKYLTNLELTKVELDSSYSFDFPSLKLLSLHFVRFADTDVVDKLLLGSPSLESLQLCHLQRPYPDQLHMRSSSLKFLQIKCHIDIPVQLEVINLETLELFGVSFEKTNLSVCKAIKNLLLICVRGAEESSSSLEYLISNFHQLENLTLCDLVLLRSKHLKISNHHLKSLKLRFISPFKDETKVIIEAPKLVSFCYEGHINHNISIGSSNLLNGKFIILDHYKKYDAKWFIDMMIFLVNLNCSMNIVSLHIYSEKAFIFPQKMKKICRTPLVNWEHLRVFTKCKLEMESTLRDALLWISPSLKSLTIVERASTN; encoded by the exons ATGGATGATCAGAGAAGAGTTGAAACTAGATCAATGATGATGgttgaggaggaggaggaggacaGAATTTCAAAACTACCTGATGCAATCATAGTACACATACTCTCGTTTCTTCCTACTAAGGATGTTGTTCGGACTTGCCTCCTCTCAAATCGTTGGAAACTCATCTGGTATTTAGTCCCTAAACTCTCTTTCTCAAATACTGAATCTCATTTCCAGGAAGAGTTCTTCAATTTTGTGGACAAATGTTTGGAACACTGCAAGACAAGTAGGCACTTTATCCTTGAATCAATGTTAAGTACTTTTGAGCTTCGAATGAAATTCTATGAAAGACATTTAGTTAGCCGTTTAGATAAATGGTTAGGTTTTGCAGTTGATCATAAGGTGCAGAAAATAAACCTTTCTTTGGCCATAGATGTATCTGAGAATTACCCAATTTTCTACAGCTTACCTAAAACACTAGTAATCAACTCAAAATATTTGACTAATTTGGAGTTGACTAAGGTGGAGTTGGATTCTAGCTACTCTTTTGATTttccatccttgaaattgttgTCATTGCATTTTGTTCGGTTTGCTGATACTGATGTGGTAGATAAGTTGTTGTTGGGTTCTCCTTCTCTTGAGAGTTTGCAGCTATGTCATTTGCAAAGACCTTATCCCGATCAGCTCCATATGCGTAGCTCAAGTCTCAAATTCCTGCAAATTAAATGCCATATTGATATACCAGTGCAACTTGAAGTGATAAATCTTGAAACTTTGGAACTATTTGGTGTTTCCTTTGAAAAAACCAATCTCTCTGTATGCAAGGCGATTAAAAATCTGTTATTGATTTGTGTTCGGGGTGCAGAAGAGTCGTCATCATCGTTAGAATATCTTATTTCAAACTTTCATCAGCTTGAGAATTTGACCTTGTGCGATTTGGTGTTGTTGCGATCAAAGCACCTCAAAATCTCCAATCATCACTTGAAAAGTTTGAAGTTGAGGTTCATTTCCCCATTTAAAGACGAAACGAAAGTTATAATTGAAGCTCCAAAACTAGTGTCATTTTGCTATGAAGGACATATCAATCATAATATATCAATAGGGTCATCCAATTTGTTGAATGGAAAATTCATCATTCTTGATCATTATAAGAAATATGATGCAAAATGGTTTATTGATATGATGATTTTTCTTGTGAATCTCAATTGCTCCATGAATATTGTGAGCCTGCATATTTACTCAGAAAAG GCTTTCATATTCCCCCAAAAAATGAAGAAGATATGTCGTACTCCTTTAGTGAATTGGGAGCATCTTAGAGTTTTCACTAAATGTAAACTAGAGATGGAATCAACCTTGAGAGATGCTCTGCTGTGGATTTCTCCTTCTTTAAAGAGTTTAACTATAGTGGAAAGGGCATCTACTAATTGA